The Pelobates fuscus isolate aPelFus1 chromosome 2, aPelFus1.pri, whole genome shotgun sequence genome has a segment encoding these proteins:
- the LOC134587375 gene encoding heme-binding protein 2-like — MGARSVLVLSLLCVWGAVRADEDGPDPYKAPAFCGKLECPRYEVEQDFKSFELRVYEATQWVSTPVNLNVFGTVKAFRRLFKYITGSNSEGLKINMTVPVLVYLPINNASANATMSFYLTPTLNPPKPLDPDVFLGNAGETRVYVKSFGGYAFDYEYAKQAKLLSEELLAHGIQFDDSAYVRAGYNDPFTFFNRHNEIWYLSK, encoded by the exons ATGGGTGCTAGGTCTGTGCTGGTGCTGAGCTTGCTCTGTGTGTGGGGTGCCGTGAGGGCTGATGAAGATGGTCCTGATCCGTACAAGGCTCCTGCCTTCTGTGGGAAACTTGAATGTCCTAGGTATGAAGTAGAGCAGGACTTTAAA AGTTTTGAACTTCGTGTCTATGAAGCCACACAGTGGGTGTCAACACCTGTGAATCTAAACGTATTTGGCACAGTGAAGGCCTTTAGACGCTTGTTTAAGTATATCACTGGAAGCAATAGTGAAG gtCTGAAGATTAACATGACTGTGCCTGTATTGGTGTATCTGCCCATTAATAATGCTTCTGCTAATGCAACCATGTCATTCTACCTTACACCTACACTGAATCCTCCAAAACCACTGGACCCTGATGTGTTCTTGGGGAATGCCGGAGAAACACGTGTCTATGTCAA GTCGTTTGGTGGCTATGCGTTTGACTATGAATACGCAAAGCAAGCCAAACTGTTGTCAGAAGAGCTGCTTGCCCACGGCATTCAATTTGATGATTCAGCTTATGTACGTGCTGGCTATAATGATCCATTCACATTTTTTAACAGGCACAATGAAATTTGGTACTTgtcaaaataa